The following coding sequences lie in one Miscanthus floridulus cultivar M001 chromosome 9, ASM1932011v1, whole genome shotgun sequence genomic window:
- the LOC136480886 gene encoding uncharacterized protein — MRKLLAAPRRHSRGWSSPLDHAPLLSARGLQLARSPRAADGAWQCCPLRRGRGQERGGRGGAAAGCVFFLVSTSWNSNQKLQQATTTSNINIPSASAVVAGEGNILQYRQAMAAEALSEGGGSHDGSAPAAQTNAQPRSMSERSNLLRIPKPESGLRCPRCDSTSTKFCYFNNYSFAQPRHLCRNCHRYWTHGGALRDIPVGAPYRRRRAKGSKPSAAASAASASSAALVMTSSCTTNVVPLAPTPQQATASSSASPLLPQLYGLASMDTPNVGSKFSWPGAANLLVDSARWEGCIGVEDGAAVGNAIAVFADAQAPSILARY; from the exons ATGCGGAAGCTCCTCGCGGCCCCGCGCCGCCACTCCCGCGGGTGGAGCTCACCCCTGGACCACGCGCCGCTGCTCTCGGCTAGGGGGCTGCAGCTCGCCCGTAGCCCGCGCGCCGCCGATGGGGCTTGGCAGTGTTGTCCCCTCCGCCGGGGCAGGGGGCAggagagaggagggaggggaggggcggcggcggggtgcgTTT TCTTCCTAGTATCCACAAGCTGGAATAGCAACCAGAAG CTGCAGCAAGCAACTACTACTAGTAACATTAATATTCCTTCTGCATCAGCTGTTGTTGCTGGTGAAGGCAATATTCTCCAGTATAGACAAGCCATGGCCGCAGAAGCGCTTTCCGAAGGAGGTGGAAGCCACGATGGTAGCGCCCCAGCAGCGCAAACCAACGCCCAACCGAGGTCCATGTCTGAGCGCTCCAACCTGCTGAGGATCCCAAAACCAGAGTCAGGGCTCAGGTGCCCGCGCTGTGACTCCACCAGCACCAAGTTTTGCTACTTCAACAACTACTCCTTTGCGCAACCGCGCCACCTCTGCCGTAACTGCCATCGCTACTGGACGCACGGCGGCGCCCTCCGCGACATCCCTGTCGGCGCTCCTTACAGACGCCGCCGAGCCAAGGGCAGCAAGCCCAGTGCTGCAGCCAGTGCTGCATCGGCATCATCAGCAGCACTGGTGATGACTTCGTCATGCACCACAAATGTCGTCCCGCTCGCGCCCACTCCACAACAAGCTACGGCGAGCAGCAGCGCGTCGCCGCTCCTGCCACAGTTGTATGGGCTCGCCAGCATGGACACCCCGAATGTTGGCTCGAAATTTTCATGGCCCGGGGCTGCTAATCTGTTGGTGGACTCGGCCAGGTGGGAGGGCTGTATCGGAGTCGAAGATGGAGCAGCTGTGGGGAACGCTATCGCAGTCTTCGCAGATGCACAGGCTCCCAGTATTCTCGCACGCTATTGA
- the LOC136482934 gene encoding UDP-glycosyltransferase TURAN-like, protein MADGAFCVTKAMQHELAQNWGIRATVLYDQSPDFFHPASLMEKHGLFSRLGNSICSAMGNADCISVASIGGGVEPCRRVAGITRRAIPTWTVAGIARWGVPPLTVAVSRLRSRFYVLNL, encoded by the exons ATGGCTGATGGTGCCTTTTGTGTTACAAAAGCAATGCAGCATGAGCTTGCTCAAAATTGGGGAATCAG GGCGACAGTTCTTTATGATCAATCTCCTGATTTTTTCCACCCTGCTTCATTGATGGAGAAACATGGg TTGTTTAGCAGGCTAGGGAATTCCATCTGTAGTGCTATGGGCAATGCTGATTGCATATCAGTGG catcaatcgggggcggcgtcgaaccatgtcgaagggtcgccggcatcacacgtcgggccatccccacctggaccgtcgccgggatcgcacgctggggcgtcccacccctcacagtcgccgtgagccgccttcggagtcgtttttatgtattgaacttgtga
- the LOC136480887 gene encoding uncharacterized mitochondrial protein AtMg00810-like, with translation MSDLGALSYYLNIEVKQGKEALTLGQSAYATKLLERSGMADCKPCATSMAERLKLSKASTAVKVDGTLYRSIVDGLRYLVHMRPDIAFTVGYISRFMEDPQEDHWATVKRLLRYVKGMVD, from the coding sequence atgagcgatctcggcgcgctctcctactacctcaacATTGAAGTGaaacaggggaaggaggcgctcactctcggtcagagcgcgtacgcgACAAagttgttggagcggagcggcatggctgattGCAAGCCATGCGCGACTTCGATGGCAGAGCGGCTGAAGCTGTCAAAGGCCAGCACCGCGGTGAAGGTGGATggaacactctaccggagcatcgtcgatgggctacgctacctagtccacatgaggccggacattgcgttcaccgtgggctatatcagccgcttcatggaggatccccaaGAGGATCATTGGGCCacggtgaagcggctgctgcgctaTGTCAAGGGAATGGTGGATTAG